A segment of the Candidatus Pelagisphaera phototrophica genome:
AAAATGGATTGCTTTGCTCCGAAGTCGAGAGCGGCGATACGGAAAATTCGATCCTTGTTCTTGTTAGAGCGAACCGTTGAGCCGGCAGGGTTGTAGGGCCAACTATCAATATCTGAGGGAGAGTAGACGTAGGGAGTGGAGCAGGTTACCTCTTTAACGTAGTCAGCGCCAACGATGCCTACCCAGTCTTTCGCGTTCTGGATAGCCTCCTCGTCTGAAATATCCTCAGTGCTCAAGCAGGCCTTCATCGACCCGTGAACACGAAGCTTTTTGGTTAGGGCACGCGTGTCGATACCCTCCAAACCGGGAATGTTGTTTTGCTCCAGAAACTCAGATAAGGTACAGATGCTTCGCCAGTTGCTAGCGATTGGGCTGAGCTCGCGAACAACGAAACCCTGGACCATTGGCTTGGAGGCTTCGTTGTCCTCCAAATTGATTCCGTAGTTGCCGATCATTGGAGCGGTCATGGCAACGATCTGTCCAAAGTAGGAAGGATCGGTCAATATTTCCTGATAACCTGTCATGCTGGTATTAAACACAGCTTCCCCGACGACTGTCTTATGGCTTCCGAAGGCTTTGCCTCGAAAAATCGTTCCGTCTTCTAATGCTAGTACACCCGTTTGTGATTCGCTCATTCTGATTTTTGAGAAAAGGTAGTTTACTGATATGCGCCAATCCCTTTTTCTTCCTAATTCAAATTATTATGGGATTTGATTCCCGTGCAGACGAAACGGTTTTCGAATCGTCTGTTATCAAAAGCAAATATTCTTATGCCGTACATCGAAGACAGAAAAGATTGGTTTGAAGGCCAAGGGCTTTGGGAGGTCGTTCCGGAGGAAAAGTGGAACGATTGGAAATGGCAGCTCCGGAATCGCATCACTTCCTTGGAAGAGCTCGAGGCAAAGATGGAACTGACTGACGAAGAGCGAGAAGGTTGTCGTCACGCGAACGAAAAATTGGCGATGGCGATCACTCCCTACTTTTTCAATTTGATCGATCGCGATGATCCCGACTGCCCTGTTCGCAAGCAATTGATTCCCCGTTCGGGTGAGATGGCCGTTTCGGCTGAGGAGATGCTGGATCCTGTTGGCGAAGATTCGCACTCACCAGTTCCAGGCTTAGTGCATCGATATCCGGATCGAGTCCTGTTTTTGGTTACCGATCGCTGTGCTGCCTACTGCCGCTATTGCACTCGCAGCCGCTTGGTCAGCAACGCCCAAGACTATAACTTTCATCCGGAATTCGAGCAAGGGCTTAAGTACATCGAGTCACACCCCGAAGTGCGGGACGTGCTTTTAAGTGGTGGAGACCCTTTGCTCTTGTCGGATAGTAAGCTGGATTATATTTTGGGAAGACTCAGGCAGATTCCTCACATAGAGTTTATTCGGATCGGTTCGCGAATCCCCGTATTTATGCCCCAGCGTATCACTGAGGAGCTTTGCGACGTATTTCGAAAGCATGGGCCGATTTGGATGAGTATACATGTAAATCACCCTAGGGAGTGTACCGCCGCTCTTAAAGATGCCTGTGAGCGACTGTCTTTCGCCGGCGTTCCTTTGGGGAATCAATCCGTTCTCTTGAAGGATGTGAATGATGATGCAGATGTGATGAAAGCTTTGATACATCGTTTGTTGAGGATGCGAGTGCGCCCATATTATATTTACCAGTGCGACTTGATCACTGGGAGTGCCCACTTAAGGGCGAGTGTCTGTAAGGGCCTTGAGATTATGAAGAAGCTGCGCGGCCATACAACCGGTTATGCCGTTCCTCAGTTCGTTATCGATGCCCCTGGGGGAGGGGGAAAAGTGCCGATCAACCCGCAGTACATTACTAAGATTGACGATGACGCCATTCATTTTCGCAACTTCGAAGGCAAGTTATACCGGTATCCGCTCAAGAGTTTCACGATCGACGATGATTGCCGCTTTAATGAAGAGGAGGTTGAGTGCCTGGAGCCTTAGAAGAATTGAGTTCCTCGAAACGCCCGCTATCTTGGAATTACTTTTAGTTCGGACCGAAATAATACGATTTGGGTTAATCTTGGCGTAAAGCCGCTCCTACGTTTGTTATCAATCTCGTTGGAACGGCTTTACGTCGCGGTCATTGTTTAAGCCGAGTCTGTACCTCACCCCGTAAACGAAAAAAAACGCCGCCATACCTAAATAGCGACGTTGCGAAAATCAAATTGGCGCATTGCAACTTAGCCAATTGCCGCCTGATAGTTGGCGTTGGCTTTCTCCCAATTCACTATATTCCAGAAGGCGGAAATGTAGTCGGGACGGCGGTTTTGGTAGTTTAGGTAGTAGGCGTGCTCCCAAACATCGAGCCCTAGAACCGGTGTTCCACCATCCATAAGAGGTGAATCCTGATTTGGGGTTGAGCAAACGCAGAGTTTTCCATCGCGTACGCAAATCCAAGCCCAGCCACTTCCAAATCGAGTGAGACCTGCTTTAGTGAAGTCGGCCTTTAGCGAATCGAGTCCACCGAGGTCGCTGTTGATTGCTTCTCCTAGCTCTCCAACGGGGTCGCCCCCGCCGTTGGGCCCGATTATATTCCAAAAAAGACTGTGATTGGCGTGACCTCCGCCATTATTTCTTACGGCCCCGCGGATTTCCTCTGGTACCGCATCCAGATCGGAGATCAAGTCTTCGACTGACTTGGCTGCTAGATCTGGGTAACCTTCCAGTGCCCCATTTACGTTATTGATGTAGGTCTGATGATGCTTTGTATGATGGATTTCCATCGTGATAGCGTCGATGTGGGGCTCCAATGCGTCGTAAGCGTAGTCCAGTTTTGGGAGTTCGTATGCCATAATATTTATGCAGATGTTAAAGTAGAGATTTACAC
Coding sequences within it:
- the carA gene encoding glutamine-hydrolyzing carbamoyl-phosphate synthase small subunit codes for the protein MSESQTGVLALEDGTIFRGKAFGSHKTVVGEAVFNTSMTGYQEILTDPSYFGQIVAMTAPMIGNYGINLEDNEASKPMVQGFVVRELSPIASNWRSICTLSEFLEQNNIPGLEGIDTRALTKKLRVHGSMKACLSTEDISDEEAIQNAKDWVGIVGADYVKEVTCSTPYVYSPSDIDSWPYNPAGSTVRSNKNKDRIFRIAALDFGAKQSIFRELAFHGFEVHVFPATASIADIKAIDPEGIFLSNGPGDPEAVTYAHQTVRELIQEFPTFGICLGHQIITHAIGAKTFKLKFGHRGGNQPIKNFENDWVAITAHNHGFATSEEGLEEAGAEITETNLNDKTIAGIRLKDKPVFSVQYHPEAGPGPSDANPNFEKFYKMVAANAAAPA
- a CDS encoding KamA family radical SAM protein, whose product is MPYIEDRKDWFEGQGLWEVVPEEKWNDWKWQLRNRITSLEELEAKMELTDEEREGCRHANEKLAMAITPYFFNLIDRDDPDCPVRKQLIPRSGEMAVSAEEMLDPVGEDSHSPVPGLVHRYPDRVLFLVTDRCAAYCRYCTRSRLVSNAQDYNFHPEFEQGLKYIESHPEVRDVLLSGGDPLLLSDSKLDYILGRLRQIPHIEFIRIGSRIPVFMPQRITEELCDVFRKHGPIWMSIHVNHPRECTAALKDACERLSFAGVPLGNQSVLLKDVNDDADVMKALIHRLLRMRVRPYYIYQCDLITGSAHLRASVCKGLEIMKKLRGHTTGYAVPQFVIDAPGGGGKVPINPQYITKIDDDAIHFRNFEGKLYRYPLKSFTIDDDCRFNEEEVECLEP
- a CDS encoding superoxide dismutase yields the protein MAYELPKLDYAYDALEPHIDAITMEIHHTKHHQTYINNVNGALEGYPDLAAKSVEDLISDLDAVPEEIRGAVRNNGGGHANHSLFWNIIGPNGGGDPVGELGEAINSDLGGLDSLKADFTKAGLTRFGSGWAWICVRDGKLCVCSTPNQDSPLMDGGTPVLGLDVWEHAYYLNYQNRRPDYISAFWNIVNWEKANANYQAAIG